Genomic window (Primulina huaijiensis isolate GDHJ02 unplaced genomic scaffold, ASM1229523v2 scaffold43333, whole genome shotgun sequence):
CAGATTAAACGGGAAATGTCCCTTAACACCTTTAGAggtattatcatctttttcgCCATCTTTCAGTTTCCTTTTTATATTTCTTTGCTAGCAAGTTTGTTTCTGATGAACCATGAAACTTCTCTATATTTTCTATTATACGGCTGCAGGGCGTTGATTACCTACGTAGATATCACAAGTTTTTCGAGTTTATAAAAACACATTGTGGTTTTTTAAATGAGCCATCATGACTTGTTAATTTTCggagtaatttttttaaaaatattgaataacCAATCTCTTCAGTTCAAGCCTAAGATATGAAAAAACATTTATCAAAATGATTTTGTTTAGTTGACATTTTGTCCTTACGAATGTTTAAAACACCTACTGCCTGGTCgttattctatattttttttaatcaatttgaTTGCAAAATTGGTTAAATGGCAAATTGTATGTCATTTAtaatgtttaatattttaaagaatataataaatataagttGCTCGAATAAATAcattcacatataaaaattgcGCTGTTAGTAATTGGGGTGTTACGACAGTTAAATTTCTCAATTCACTAAAAGAGTTGTGTGCCAGGAAGCAAAGTGAGGTTGCGGAGAATTGTGGGGAATTATGATACTTTTGCATCTTTTCAGCGAGATCCATCACAATACTTCCATTTGTATATTGTTAACCTTTTTTCCTTTGCGATATATATAGTCTTACTCTGTTTAATCCTTGAATGCCCATCATTGATTAGGTAGGTCTGATGCTACGAGGGATGGGCTTTGACAAAAGTACGTCTATTTATTTAGCATCTGGAAGGATATACGACTCTGAAAGGAACATGGCTCCGCTGCTGGAAATGTTTCCGTTACTGCAGACAAAAGAGATGTTGGCATCTGCTGAGGAACTAGCTCCATTTCAGGTCTAAATCTAAGCAAAAATTGGTTTTACATCTTTGTTCTCCAACTCATGAGAGTACTTTTTGCATTCGCTTCTGATTCATCCCACTCTGTGACTCTTTTGACTCAAGTTGCTTATTTTCAGAATTACTCTTCCAGAATGGCTGCTATAGACTACACTGTTTGTCTTCACAGTGAAGTATTTGTTACCACTCAAGGTGGAAATTTCCCTCATTTCCTTTTGGGGCATCGAAGATATCAGTATGGTGGACACTCACGAACAATTAGGCCTGACAAGAGGAAGTTGGCACTATTATTTGACAATCCAAATATTGGGTAATACTTTTAGTTTCCCAAATGTTTGCGACTTGGTGTTATGACAATCCAGGTGGTGGTTTCACCACAACTTTTTTTTCATTGTCGATAAAGCTATGGTTCTTTTTTGGTTTGTTTTTAACCTTGTTATCTAGTATGTCAATTTTGAAGTATATTTGTACCTGTTTATTAATTGTTATATGACGTTTATTTGAATTCTGATGACACCACGCTTTGCtacacaatttaatgaaattctATTTTTTAGCATGGAAGCTGATAGTTTTACCTTTGTCACTTgaatttctcttttctttttttcctttttcatattataatacatattttttcttgattctttGTCCCAGATGGAAAAGTTTCAAGAAGCACATGCTTAATATGCGCGGACACAGTGATTCAAAAGGTATAGAACTGAAGAGACCGAATGACTCTATCTATTCACTTCCATGTCCAGATTGCATGTGCAAATTGAACAAGTCCGAAGATTCAAGATCGGTGACATGAATTTTGCAGTGATAGAACCAGATAAGTTGTTTTGTTCCCATCTTTTGCACGGTTGCATCCTGGCAAACCACTTTATCTTGTTTGCGATTAGTTCATTTTTCGCCATTCCTTTTGGAGGAACGGCAGATACTCGAATTTTGGAACGGCTAAAGGCGTCCATTCTCTGGCACCTGTTATCCAGGCATTAATAATCCGTCAATTCTTTGTCTCAGCTGTTGTAGTTAACAAGCTGTGGGCTGATAGTTGATACAAGAGGCCGTTAGGGATGATATTTCTGCGCTCTTACTGTACATTAGTGAGCTGTTCTTGACTAGACTAGGCCTAACAGGATTCACGGTTTTGAAATTTAATCCAAGTGTACAAGCCATTAGAAGCAGAACGAACAGGATTCTTTAATTCAAGTTCCCAGTTGTGTTCATTATTAATTGCGTTGATTTTTACCTCTAAAATTGCAacttttctcttttcttttgttAAATTTTCCTCATGAAATCACGTACTATGACAAAGGGGACTAaacatttttttagaaataatcCATATTGTAATTAAGGGTAAATTTGAGGTCATGGAGTACGCAGAATCACTCAAGATTCAGGCAGGTCAACATCTGAAACCAAGAAACTCTTAATTAGGTAAACTTTACTTTAACTATTTTATTgtcataattatcatattttgcCTTTAATTTTTCACATAAATCTCATTTTTGTGACAGCTATGCAGGGCGGACTATGTAAGAATTTttcaagtatatatatatttatgtgtgtgtgtgttgtgagtTGGGGTGGAGAATGTAACAATTGAGTGTTGAACATGAGACTTCGTCCAATACTTGGGACCTTGTGTCAAATGAACGGCAAGTCTTCCATTACGTGCATGCATTCTCATACATTATTCAACCCTTCAGTCAATGTAGAATTTTGTTGCTGATAGTTTTCGGACGGGAGCAGGTAGGTCAGAAGCCAGGACGACACCTTCTGAAACTTGTGTATCTTCATTCTCTAGATTCTGTCTAAAGATTGCATTGTCGGTCTCTTGGTAGTAGCTACTGTTATTTATCCAAcatatataatgatttaattattatttaaaataaatgacaacattAACCACCATTTCATTTTAGCTTACATGATCTTTTccatattattaaataatttattgtgtTTAGTTTTTCTGAACACAGAAATATGAGGGGATGTGACCACCCAAATATTAGCAATGCACGTTTCCATCAGttagaaaataaaacaaattatgaATCCCTTTCGTCAATTCTGTGGTAAGAAACTAAAAAAATCGTAGTCAACTCTAAATTCGTTAGATGATTTCTTGTAACACCGTCTTCCTCCTCGATGGGATCAAGAAGTTAGCAATTATTAATGCATCCAACTGGAAACAGCTGAAGAATTCGATTGTTTTCTTGAATACCTCcttcaaaattctttaaatcaTCATTCTTTGACGGCATGGATATGCTAAGATTTAGTGCAGAAAATTAATTCTCGTTTTCTTGGGCTGGATAAATTATTTGCGCAGAAATTGGAGTGGGAAACATGCAAGAAGACATGTCCAAGTTGCAACATGggtccttttttttttgttgctgcTGTCTTTGGCTGCAAATTCAATTCATAATGTGTCATTTATCCAACAGTTCCACATTCGGATTCTTCTGCCTTGTGTTTTGATACAGAACCctgcaaaaaatatttgaacagTTAATGAAAAGCTGAGCGATTTTTGCACTTTTCCCAAGAAACTCTAAGCTTTTCGTGACAAAAGAGCCAACAGAATGTATAAATGCAGGTTTTGAGGACTGTTCTTCTACCATCGTACAAAGCCAACCCTTCCTTTTTTTTGGTTTATTTCATTCTATCTATGTGGTCATTGTCCTCATGATAGGATAGATGACTAAGATTTGTCCATGCATATATAGGAcccatttttttttgaaattgtatGTGTGACAAGATCTTACCCGTTGAAATGAAATGAGAGTAATTCTTAATAAGTAGGATCTCATCtatcttttttttcaaatgtttctTAGTTTAGCTTTTTATAATATAGTACAAGTTAAACTGGACGATCATCCAATCGTGTATAATCTTGGTTTTTCTTCCTGTGTTAGTTTCGTTTTCCAAGAATGTTAACCACCATCGCAAATGAAAATATAGGTCTATTTTAaagttatatattatatgaCCACGATTTAAATTAAGTTTTGAGATGCATTTAGACGCTCGTTATTCTGTTTACTAGTCATGTCATGTAAGTGTGTTTCCTTGACCAATTCTGAAGTAGACTTCTGCGGTACCAGATCAATTAATTAGTTAGGGTAGATAAGACAAAAAATTTCTTGATATTGAGGAACACATAGAGACCTATGAAGGTGTGCCGCAGTTTGAGCGGCAACCCATTTTCTTGGGATGTTCCCTTTGCTTGTATTTCTTGCTAAATCCTGTATATCAAACCAGGCTGTGGTAAATTCTAAATCTTTACATcaattctttcaaaaaaaagaCACATAACAATGAATGAATGGTACTGTAACAAACATGCATGCCATtacttgcatgcatgcatgcatatgTTTTTCTATACTAGAAGGTCAAACAGAATTTAACTCGATTAGTTCCATCGTTACTCGAAAAACTCGGTCAACATTCAAATTTCAAACCTGACTTGTGTGTTTAATCTAGATTTTTTTGCACTCACAGCAACCATTTTTTTTTGGCTCCTTATTTTTCTTATATGGATAACATATTTTGCTTACCTGTTTCTTTGGGTTCAACACAATCCATCTGTTCAGCTGATAACAACTCGAGCTAGCGGCGTTTCTTCTGCCTTTCCCTTGCCTTGTGGTTTTGTAACCAATAAAACACATTTTTGCCCTCTATTTTACCAAATCTTCGAAGCCTGCCAGCAATTTGATTGATCTGTTCAGCCGTTGGAGTTTTGATTCCTCGTCTGTACATTTCTTCGAGTGCCTGTAATTGTTCTGGCGTTGGGTTCCATCTTGTGCTCGCTAATGGCAATGCATCATAACCTTCTGCACCTTACACAGGGCCGACCGGGACGGAATCAGAATCTTGATTATGGGAAGAGATCATGTTcatgttaataaaaattatacgaaatttgaattttcttttgcatttgaaAGGCGACTGATTTATATGCATCCGTATACAATAAGCCACGTCAACCGGTATATAATATCCATATACCATAAGGCCGGGTAAAGAAACTAAAAATCACAGACAgatgtatgtgtgtgtggttGAAGAATTAAGTACCTGCAAGGATATTGGGGTAGTGTTTGCAGCAACAAGGGGTTGGAATGCACATTGTGAGTGAATTTGATTGTTTGTGACGATATCTTTTTATAATGCAAATTTGTGCTGCATGTATAGATGATGGGTTTATGTCAACTTGAAGAGGGTACGTGGTTTTTATTgctaacaataaaatatattctCCCTGCCCTGCCCTGCCCTGCCCAGCCCAAGAAATGTAGGCATATAGGGTGTCTGAGATTCAGGGAGAAAGACATATTAACAGGAAGCAAACGAAATGAATGGTGGACGAGGATTGTGTTTTGAAGAATAGATTAGTAAAAGGACTAGGTTGAcctatacatatttatatatacactcAGATGCACTCGGACAGTCGCTCCTCAACTGTTACATGTTAGCATATAGCCATCTGTTTTGTTCATATTAATCCACGTCTTATGTATTTGTCTTGTAATTCATTGGacattaaacttttaaattttagatGAGGTTTCAACCTCATTGTAATAAAAACTACTTTCCTCGACTCAAAAAAAATCCAATAGTTCATGTTGTTTGCCCCCGACAGTTCCTTGGaggatttttggttaattttatACAACTATTTGAATTTGGATAAATCTGAAAATATCCACGAACTTCAAGAAAAATCCAACTATATATTAGAAAAGATATAAGGAGATTGTATCAAATTATACCTATATAAAAGAGCCAATCTTTTTAGAATTGTGAATTGACATTTAAGCccttcattaattaatagaattaattaattattaatattaattcaataatatataatctatttCTTTCTATTACCTATGTATTATACATAAATATCTATTacctatatattaataaattttaattatctattacctatatattaataaattttaattaattattaatattaattcaagaatatataatctatttatttcttcttaattaataaattttaattaattattaaattattaatattaacacaagaatatataatttattttttctattacctatatattaatggaatttaatttcaagaatatataatctatttatttNCTTGTGATTAGTGAGGTGCATGACACACAAAAATCAGTCAAACAATATTTAATTCAGGCACatcgaataaaaatataatagaataaTAAACTGTTAGTCCAAATATTAGCTTGAGATGCTATTtgaatgaaatataattttcattttttttctaatttcagTTTATGGTTAGCTTGGTCTCACATAACTATTTTATACATGTACCCAAATGAGGTATTTCTTTAAAAGAGTGAGTTGATTTGTGTAATTGTCGGAAATGTCCTTCCATCTATTAATCGTATATTGGTTTTTCCTaactttaatattattatataactaatatatattatattatatattataatcattACATCATATAAGTTTTGCAAATCAATTTAAGGAGAAAAACATTCCAAACAAATGTATACATgattattttctgaaataatttaaccactcactttaaaaaatcaatttaatagtattattattttaaaattaacaacAACGAAATTTAACAGATAAAATCGTTTTTCATCTTCATGATTACACCAAGTGTTTTAAtttaatacatataaatatgcCCAGTGttaaatagattattataaagatttcactatattcaaatattcataaacaaatcaaaatatattcaattatcataagttttgtaacgtgtaattaataaacaaccattatatatttaattatatatcacataattAGTCTAACGAAGATAATAATTGGGGTAGCTGAAGGGAAAAATAGCtaatattgattaaataaatgaaaattactTCAAAGCCAATAGTTAATATCATTTGTCACGATGGTTATTAACGATTTTAAATCAGATTCAATCATATACGGCAGACCATGCACCCACTTCACTagccaaagaaaagttttacacGTCCGTAATAAAGACATACTAATAATAACAAATCTTGATGTGATGCTGATTGATATGTTCCAACATgatcaaaaaaatatagtagtcaaagtatttattattcgacaaagatatcaaatttcaacaagaCGTAACTCAAAAACTATTCGAAAGTTAACTTTCATAAATGTACAAGTGACTACTTTTTAAATGCtatatttctttaaaacaaataatagcaTTATTTTCGGACCACCATTTATgtactaacaataaaaatatggtattgcaAGAAACTGTGGTACATggcttgatttttttaaatgttattcaaCAATTTGAGCAACTTTTAAAATGTAACAAAAGTTACTTATATGAAATTCAATCGTTAAGGAAATAAATCCTTGTTATCCAAATGTAAACTCGAATATTGAGTTGATAATGCGAAAAAAAACTTTAGTCACCGAGTTGCAAGAAGCCAAATTTAGGCAAACTTAATTTTCGCTTCAGAGAATTTGATCATTTAGCAAGTAATTCAAATTACACTAATGACCAAAGCATGTtaccattttatttattttaatatttacgtatatttttttaatcaaataatataattatgcacatatatTATTGACATCATCAAGAAGATTcgatcattaaataattttcaaaaaaaagatGACATTGCTATTCACCGGAGGGAAGTAGTTTTGTTCAACATTTTGTGAAGCTGAATATCGAGATCGTCTCAAGGTATTGCAACTATAATTAACTTTACATGCTAGTAAAGTTGAAAATGTCAAATTATGATTCGTGCATCCCGTGTGacaaatccacataaatttTAGCTTATTTTATGCGTATTTTTGGAGGGTTAAACTCGAACAAGTGAGCAAATATTCCAAAGAGGAATGAGCAAATGAGAGGCAGAATTCGAATTAAAAGCGATGTGACAATGATGATATAATAACAAGTACTATATCATTGTGACTTCAATGTCATTTATCTTACAAatcatcataataataatatcatcatcataacaaatataaaaatacagtcattaattattattatatttttagaagattattattgttatgaaTA
Coding sequences:
- the LOC140970048 gene encoding protein ESMERALDA 1-like, which encodes MSLNTFRGLMLRGMGFDKSTSIYLASGRIYDSERNMAPLLEMFPLLQTKEMLASAEELAPFQNYSSRMAAIDYTVCLHSEVFVTTQGGNFPHFLLGHRRYQYGGHSRTIRPDKRKLALLFDNPNIGWKSFKKHMLNMRGHSDSKGIELKRPNDSIYSLPCPDCMCKLNKSEDSRSVT